A genome region from Choloepus didactylus isolate mChoDid1 chromosome 12, mChoDid1.pri, whole genome shotgun sequence includes the following:
- the SERTM1 gene encoding LOW QUALITY PROTEIN: serine-rich and transmembrane domain-containing protein 1 (The sequence of the model RefSeq protein was modified relative to this genomic sequence to represent the inferred CDS: inserted 1 base in 1 codon; substituted 1 base at 1 genomic stop codon) has product MSAPDLPSGVCGNVENGTFLQLFPTSLSTSVDPSSSHLSNVYVYVSIFLSLLAFLLLLLIIALQRLKNIISSSSSFPEYPSEAGSSFXNLEVCXYSSQRSTLSNLLLKDMGESCSAGAAGASPRRERGMKQSPFLLCSS; this is encoded by the exons ATGTCTGCGCCCGACCTTCCGTCTGGGGTTTGTGGAAATGTAGAGAACGGAACTTTCCTGCAGCTGTTTCCCACATCCCTCTCCACTTCAGTGGACCCGTCCTCCAGCCACCTGTCCAATGTCTATGTCTATGTGTCCATTTTCCTCAGCCTTTTAGCATTTCTGCTGCTGCTTTTAATCATTGCCCTCCAAAGGCTGAAAAACATCATCTCATCCAGTTCCTCCTTCCCGGAATACCCAAGTGAGGCTGGCAGTTCCT ACAATTTGGAAGTCTGTTAGTATTCCTCGCAAAGGTCCACACTTTCCAACCTTCTCCTGAAGGACATGGGAGAATCCTGCAGTGCTGGAGCGGCTGGGGCTTCCCCTCGGAGGGAGCGTGGCATGAAGCAGTCGCCCTTTCTTTTGTGCAGCAGTTAG